The DNA segment ATCACCGTCACCGAGCATGGTCTCAGCGAGACGATCCGGATGAAGGTCTATCTGCGAAGCACCATGAAGGGAGCGGCCATCGGATGAGAACCCTGAGGCCCATCCCAGCCGCCCGCCGCCGAGCCCGCCACCGGGGCTCGATTGGTCTGGCCATGGTCATCGTGCTCATCATCGTTCAGCTCACTGTCATCGGTGTCGTTACTACCGGTGTGCGCGAGCAGGACATCACCATCCAGCGGCTCGATACCCTGCGGGCCTTCTACGCCGCCGAGGGCGGCATGAACATGGCCATCCGCGAGATGATGAACAACGTCGACGAGGACGGCGACGGCGTCATCGGCACCATCAGCGACGACGGCAACGCCGCGAACGACCCCGCGCTCGCCGCGGCCCGCTTGGTCGTCACCAAGTCGATCTCCGGTCCCCAGATCACCCTCACCAGCCAGGGCCGCTCCGGCATCGCCCGGCGCAAAGCCCAGGCGGTGCTCCAGTAGGCCCGCCGGAGGACCAGCAATGACCAGCGTCCGCGCCAGTCTGCCATGGATCCTCGCCGCCGCGGCGATGCTCGCGGCCGCTTCTGCCGCCGACGCCACGACCTACTTTGTCCGCAAGACCGGTTCGGACAGCAACAGCGGGACGTCGAAGAACGCGGCCTGGCGGACCGTCGACAAGGCCGCCACCGTTGCCTCCGCCGGCGACATCGTCTACGTCGGCGCCGGCACCTACTCCGAGCAGGTCTCGCCCGACAAGGACGGCACCGTCGGCTCGCGGATCCGCTACATCGCCGATGTGAACGGCACCTACACCGGCGATTCGGGGGCCGTCATCGTGCAGGCCCCCAACGGCAAGAACGCGCTCTCGCTCGACAACGCCGACTACACCGAGTTCACCGGCTTCCAGTTCGTCGGTTCGACCGGAAAGGACGCCGTCATCTGGAAGAAGGCAGTGGGGGGGCTCCTTGATTCCTGCATCATCCGCGACAGCCCCAAGGACGGCATCGACATCGACGACGCCACCCTCACGATCACCAATTGCACCATCTACAACACCAAGAACCACGGCGTCATCGCATCGGGATCCACCTCGGTCATCACCATCACCGACTCGGTCATCCGTGACTGCGGCAACAACGCCATCGACCTCAACACCTCCTGCACCGTCTCCGTCGCCGGCTGCTCCCTCTACAACAACAAGGACGCCATCAACATCTCCGGTGCGGTGAGCGCCACCGTCCGTTCCACGCAGATCTTCACCTCGATCAACGGCATCTGGCTCGCCGGTAACTGCACATTCTCTGCCGCCAACTGCCTGATCCACACCATGTCCGGTGATGCTGTCCGCCTGGAGAACAAGAGCGGCATCAACGCCTCCTTCTGGCACCTCACCGCGTACGGCATCTCGGGCAACGCCTTCTATATGCGCAACGGCGCCGCCACCATCAAGAACTGCATCGTCTCGACCTGCTCCGGCCGCGGGCTGTACGTCACCGGCGGCTCGCTCATCCACTCTCACAACATCCTGCACAACATCGCCGCCGGCGCTTACTCGGGCACTTCCTCCGCCGTCGGGGAAACCACGGCCGACCCCAAGTTCGTCTGGACCGGCATCGACTTTCATCTCTCCGCCTCCTCGCCCGCGATCAACACGGGAACCAGCGCCAGCCCGGTGACCACGGCCGACCTCGGCGGCTCGGTGCGCCCCCAGGGTGGCGGGTGGGACATCGGCTGCTACGAGTTCGGCGCCGGCGGCACCCCGACCCCCAAACTGGTCAGTTGGACGGAGATCGAGCCATAAACCTCTTGCATCGCTTTCAGCTTCGCCCCCAGCGCATGTCCCCGGTCACCGGAGAACCTCGCATGATCCGCTCCCGCGTCTCCCTCATCGGCGTCGTCGTCCTCGCGCTCGCCGCCCAGGCCGCCCAGGCCACGACCTACTTCGTCCGAGTCACCGGCAACGACGCCAGCGCCGGCACCGCGCCGGCGACGGCCTTCCGCACTATCACCAAGGCGATGGCCGTGGCGGGTGCCGGCGACACGGTTTACATCGGCGCCGGCACCTACGCGGCGGCTCTCTCCGCAAGCAAGTCGGGAACCGCTGTAGCACCCATCATTTTCGCCGCCGACCTCGACGGCTCGCGCACCGGCGACGCCGGCGCGGTCATCGCCACCGCTGCTGGAAAAAGCGTCCTCACCATCAAGAACCAGGATTATCTCACCTACCTGGACATCGAGTTCCGATCCGGGACTGAAGGGGTGAGCATCCAGAACAGCGACGGCACGACGCTTCTGCGGTGCACCGTTCGCAACTGCACGGGCGATGCCGTCTCCGTCACCAACTCGGGCAGCATCATCGGCACGATCACGGTCGACGGGTGCACCATCACGAACTGCAGCGGCTCAGGCCTGGTTGTGAATCAGAACGCCACGGTCGTCGTGCGCGACACGTCGTTCTCCTCGCTGTCCGGCGGCATGTCGCTGCTCTGGCCCAACTCCTCTCTGAACGTCAATCGCTGCATCCTCAGTTCGATCAGCGGCCGCGCGGTGAACATCGACCGTGGTGTCGCCAGGCTCTCCAACATCCTCGCGGTCTCCTGCGCGGCCATGGGCGTTCGGGTCGGCTCCCACTCGTCGGTTGACGTCAAGATGGTGAACACCACCATCGCCGCCGTCTCCGGGCCCGCCGTGAAGCAAGAGGGTGGCGTGTTTGTCATGCATAACGTCGTCGTCGCCGGCTCAACCACCGGCTTCCAGCGCACCGGCGGCACCACCACCCACAGCCACAACCTCTACTACAACTGCCCGACGACCTATTCCGGCGTCTCCGCCGGATCGTCCGACCTCATCGCCGATCCCAAGTTCGCCGGCCTGGGTGACTATCGCCCTCTGACCGACTCCCCCGCCGTCGATTCGGGTTTCGATGCGTCTTCGCTCACCGCCACCGACCTCGACCGCAAGCCGCGTCCCCTCGGCGGTGGCTGGGATCGCGGCTGCTACGAGTTCGGCACCGTGCCGTCGCTCCGAATCCTGCAGTGGAACGAGATCGAGCCCAACTGAGCGAAGGCCGGTCCTGCAATCGGTTTCAGTTTCGTTCAATCCCTCAATCAAGGGTGATCCGTTCTCCGGCTGCGCCCCCGGTCCGGGGCTGGGGATCTCACGGAATGCCTTGGCATCTGCTTCCTCTAGCGCAACCAACGAAAGGCCCCCTCCGATCAGGCCGATAGCGCCAGGTACGCACTTCTCTCGCTCGACTGGTACCGCTCCCCGAAGGCATGCCATGAAGACCACCAACACTCGTGCGAAGTCCGCGATTGTCGAGATCTCGCCCTCGCGTCTCGAGGTGTCGGTGTTCTCCAGCGGCAAGCCCGCCATTCACACGTTCTTCCTTGACCAGTCCGAGTGGGGCGACAACTGGCCCGGCGTTCTCCGCGGCCTCTCCGACCCTCTTGCTAACCTCGTCCAGCAGTCTGGTCTCGTGGGCGCAGCGCCCACCGTCGTGTACGTCGCGCCCACCTCTGCCGTCGGCGTCTTCTCCTGCCCCGCCTCCGCCGGCAAGGCTTCCGCGGCGACCTCCGCGATGCTCGGTCTTGCCGGCGTCTGCCCGTTCCCGCTGGAGGGCCAGCCCTCCGGTGTCCGGCACCTCGGCACCGACAAGCCCGGCGCCGACGGCGCCGCCGGAGTCCAGGTTCACAATCTCGGCGCCGCCGACACCGATGCCTCGGTCCAGGCCATCGCCGACCTTTGCGGCCGCGCCGGCCTTGCTCCGATCTGCTTCATCCCCGCCGCGGCCGCCGCGACCGCCGATGCCGTCCGCCTTGCCCTGGAGGCCTCGGCCAAAGGCGGCGTCCACGCCGTGTTCTGGCTCGGCACGCAGGTCTCGGTGCTCGCCGTGGCCAACGCCGGCCGCCTCCGCCTCGTCCGCAACCCCTCGCTGGGCACCGACCTCTTCGTCGAGGCCCTGATCCGCCCGATCCGCGCCCGATCCAGCGACAGCCAGCCGCCGCGCGACGCCGTCACCCTTACCCGCGACCAGGCCCGTGAACTGCTCGCCCGCGCCGGCATCCCGGCCGCGGAGCAGGTCGTCGACGAGGCCCGGGGCATTCATGGCGCCGGCCTGCTCCCGCTGATGCAGCCCGTCCTGCAGCGGCTGAGCGTCGAGGTCAAGCAGTCCCTTCGTTTCGGTCTCGAGGATGCGGAGCGCGAGGCCCTCAGCCTCTCGCTCGCCGGACCCGGGTCGCTTCTCCCCAATCTCCCGCAGACTCTCGCGCGCCAGACCGGCCTCTCGCTCGGCGCCGAACAGACCTCCAGCGACCGCGATGCCCACGGCCTCGCCGCGGCGGTCCGCGCCGGCGAGTCGGTTCTGCCCATCCTCCGCCCGTTCTCAATGGAACAGGCCTCGACGTTCCGCACCACGCGGCGCACCGTCTGGGTCGGCCTAGCCGCCGCCGCCGCGGTGGTTGCCGCCGACATCGGCACCTCCTGGATGGCCCTGAGCCACGCCAACGAGCGAGTCACCCAGCTCAAGAACCAGGTCGCCCGCGATTCCGCCACCACGCCGGAGCAGGTCGCGGCGGAAGCCGCCCGCGAGAAAGTCCTCGCCCTCAGGGAGGCTATCTCCACGCAGATGGGCGACAAGGTCGACTGGAGCGCCTTCCTGACTCTTCTCGCAGACACCACCCCCGAGAACATCCGCTTCTCCAGCGTTGAGGTCGGCTTCTCCGGCCGCCGCGCCTGCACCCTCACCGGCTACCTCGATGGCGCTTCGGGCGCCGAGGCTGCTTCGGCCCTGCAGGCGTACATGTCCAGCCTGGCAGCCGTTCCACTCGTCGCCAACGTCTCCCTGGGCACCACCCAGCGGAGCCAGCGCGACGGCCGACCGGTCCAGCAGTTCGAACTCTCCGTCCTGCTCCTGGGCCTGCCGTCCAACACCGTGATAAGCGACAAGGACGCCGGCCAGATCTCCGCCGGCGAGCGGTGAACCGCCAATGAACGACCCCTCCCGTCAGATCGGCATCGAACTGTTCCTCGGCGTCGCCGCGTGCGTGGCTGCTGCCACCATCCTGGTGGACCCGCTGCACAAGAAGATCGTCGCGGCCAACGACGAGGCGACCCGCCTCGTCGCCTTCACCGGCCCGGGCGCCGCCGGTCCCATCATCCCAGCCGACCGCGCCGCCGAGGTGCTCGCCAACTCCCAGCGCCAACTCGCCCAGATCGCGAAGCAGGGCGAGGCCGTCCGTGACAAGGCCGCCCTCTACACCAGCCTCATGTCCGCCGCCGAGCGGCACTCGATCAAGGTTGACCAGGTCCAGCCCGCGAACTCCTCCAAGCCCACCGGCTCCGCCAACAAGAACGCGCCGCTCCCACCCCCGATGGCTCCGGGCGTCTGGGCCTCCGCTCCCGCCCCCGCGACCATCGACGTCCGCGGCGAGTCGACGATCTTCCTCATGACCGCCGAGGGAGCCTACGGCAATCTCACCGCGTTCCTCCGCGAACTCCAGGACGGCGGCGGCCTCCTCCGCATCCGCTCCGTCCGCCTCGACCCGGTCCAGAACTCCAACCCGCCCCTGCTCAGGGCCATGATCGAGACCGAGCACTTCACCTTTGAGATCGCTCAGCCCACCGTGGCCGCGGGCGCGGAGGGCAACCCATGAAGATCCACTCCACTACGGGCCGCCGCCTCCTGGTCCTCGGCGCCCTCGTCGGCCCTGTCATTTTGTTCCAGTCGGCGAGGTTCCTGATGAGCACCCCCCAGGCGCCCTCCGCCGCCAACGCGACGACGACCGCCGCCCCCGCTCCCGCGGCGCCGGCTCGCGGCCCCGCCGCGCTGAGCCCCGAGCAGACCCGCGCGATCGAGTGGCTCGCCAAGCAGCCCGAGCGGCCCTCCCGATCCCCGATGGAGGCCCCGCTGCGCAAGGTCGTCGTCGACGACGAGCCCGTCGAGGTCGTCGCCGAGGCGCCGACGCCCCCGCCGCCCGCGGCCCCGGGCCTCCCGCCCCTCACCCTCTCGCTCATCATGAACAGCCGCGGCGAGTCCGTCGCCATCCTCAGCGGCAAGACCTACCGCAAGGGCGACGAGGTCGCCTCAGGCTGGAAGGTCGACAAGATCGACCACGACGCATGGTCGGTCACGCTCCGCCATCCCGACGGTCGCTCGGCCGAGATCAACGCCGTCAAGCGATAGCCTGGGTCAGCGCCCGGGTTTCGCCCCCGGTGTCGCTCCGCCGGGCACGGTGTAGTTCACCCCGAGCTGGTCGAACAGGAACCCGTACACATCCACGTCCTGCTCGATGCGCTCGCTCAGCGACGAGCCGATCCCGTGCCCCGACGTCGCGCTCGTCCGCAGCAGCACCGGGTTCGACGACGCCGCCTGCAGCGCCGCCGTGAACTTCCGCGAGTGCATCGGGTCCACCCGCGGGTCGTTCGCCCCGGTCAGCATCAGGATCGGCGGGAGGTCCTTCCCGGCCGTGACGTGCTGGTACGGCGAATACGCCGCCAGTGCGCGGAACTGCTCGGGGTCCTTCACGGTCCCGAACTCCGTCACGTTGAACGCCCCGTTCGGCGAGAGCTCCACCCGCAGCATGTCGTAGATCCCGACGTGCGACACGCACACGCCGAACAACTCCGGGTGCTGCGTCATCAGCGCGCCCATTAGCAGTCCGCCGTTGCTCCCGCCCATGATCGCCAGCTTCTTCGGCGAGGTGTACCCCGCCTCCTCCAGCCGCCGGCAGCACGCCGCGAAGTCGTCGAACACGTTCTGCTTCTTCGTCAGGTTCCCCTCGCGGTGCCACTGGTCCCCATACTCGCCGCCGCCCCGCAGGTGCGCCACCGCGAAGACCCCGCCTTGCTCCAGCCACACCTTCCGCACCGCCCGGAAGTTCGGCGAGATGCTCACGCCGTACCCGCCGTACCCCCACAGGATCGTGGGGTTGTTCCCGTCCAGCTTCGTCCCCTTTCGCATCAGGATGGTCATCGGCACCTTCGTCCCGTCCTTCGAGACCGCCGTCTCCCGCACGACCTCGCAGTCCGCGAAACTCACCGGCGAGGTCGACGCCAGCGCCGTCTTCCTCAGGTCGCCGTTCTTCGGGTTGAACCGGTACCACGCCGCGGGCTCCAGCATGGACTCGTTGTGGATCAGCACCTCGTCCCCGTCCGTCGCGACCACGTGGTCCACCGACGACACCGGCAGCACCGTCGGCGACAACTCGGGCATCCCCAGCCGGTTGAACACCCGCACCCGGTTCGGCCCGCCCACCTGGTCGATCAGGTACAGCCGGTTCTTCGTCACCACGATCCCGATCTTGTCCGAGAACAACGTCTCGATGTTCGCATCCGGCGCCTCGGGCACGATCTCCACCGCGTCCTTCAGCGACCCGGTCAGCGGCATCGTGATGATCTTGCCCTTCGGGGCCCCGTTGCGGGAGACGAAGTACACATCCCCGTTTCCTCCCAGCGACCCGTGAACCACCTTGTCCTTGAACCCCGTCAACTGCTTCCACGACCCATCGGGGAACCGCACGAAGTGCGAGAACTCCCCCCCGTCCCCGTCCTGCACCGTCGCCAGCACGTTCTTCCCGTCCTTGGACGTCTCCAGGTTGATCTCCGCGATCCTCGGGAAGTCCTTGCCGATCTCGTACCGGTCCTCTTCCGTCTTCCCGCCCAGCGGGTGGAAGTAGACCTGGGTGTAGAAGTCCATGTCCTCCGCCGCCCGCTCATTCCCGCGCGGGTACCGCGTGTACCAGAATCCCGAGCCGTCCGCCGCCCACGCCAGGTCCCCGCCCGCCGTGCCGCCGTTCACGCGCGGCACCACCGAGCCCACCGGCTTGCCCGTCGCCACGTCGAACACGTGCACATCACCCGCCTCCGAGCCCCCCTGCGACATCGACACCGCCAGCAGCTTCCCGTCCGCCGACGGCCGGTACCAGTCGATCGCCGTCAGCCCCTTCGTGTCGATGACATTCGGATCGACCACCACCCGCTCGGTCTCCGGCCGGTCCGCCGACTCCATCACCACGATGAACGGCTGCTGCTTCGGCGGCTGGTGCTTGAGCACAAACAGCTTCCCGCCCGCCGCGTGCAGCTCCGTGTGCCGCACCGTGTCCGACGACGACAGGTCCGTGATCCGCGCCCGGATTGCCTCGATGTTCGGCAGGTGATCCAGCACGCTCCGCGCATACTCGTTCTGCGCATCGCTCCACGCCCGCACCGCCGGATCCTCCCAGTTCTCCAGCCACTGGTACTCGTCCACCACCTTTACGCCGTGGTACTCGTTCGTCACCGGCTTCTTTGCCGTCTCCGGCGGCGCGCCCAGGGCAACCATCGAAACCGCGCCCGCGGCGCACACGCCAAACATCCGGCTGATCGTCATCACGGCGGAACCTCCTTCGGGTGAAGAGTGGATTCAATCCTAGAGCCCCACCAGGCCCACGCCCGCCGCGCTTGGTCCATCTGGTACGCTGTCCCGCGTGACCCAGGCCCCCGCCCAAACCCCCGGCTCGGCCCGCATCCTCGTTGTCGACGACAACGAGATGAACCGCGACATGCTCTCGCGCCGTCTCATCAAGGCCGGTTACAGCGTCGAGACCGCCCCGGACGGCCAGTCCGCCCTCGCCCTGCTCCTGCCATCCAGCCCCCCACCCGGCCTCGATGGGCAGCCCGATCCCATTCAGGGGTTCGATCTTGTTCTCCTCGACGTCATGATGGCCGGCATCGACGGCTTCGAGGTGCTCCGCCGCCTCCGCGAACACCACCCCGCCACCGCCCTCCCGGTCATCATGGCCACCGCTAAGGACCAGCGAGACGACATCGTCCGCGCCTTCGACCTGGGCGCCAGCGACTACGTCACCAAGCCCATCGACTTCGCCGTCGCCCACGCCCGCGTTCGAACCCAGCTCGACCTCAAGCGCAGCGTCGACCGCATCCTCGCCCTGGAACGCAGCCTCCAGGCCCGCAACGCCGACCTGGATCGTGCCAACCAGCGCATGCGCGGCGAACTCCAGATGGCCGCCCGCGTCCAGCAGGCCCTCCTCCCCGCCTCGCTCCCCGTGCTCCCGACCGCATCGTTCGCCTGGACCTACCGCCCCTGCGAGGAACTCGGTGGCGACATCCTCGGCGTCCTCGACCTTGATGATTCCCACGTCGGCCTTTACCTCCTCGATGTCTCCGGCCACGGCGTCCCCGCCGCCCTCCTCTCGGTCACCCTCAGCCGCATCCTCGCGACCGTCCCCGGCGTCGAGTCCCTCACCATCCGCCGGCGGCACGACGGCGGCTTCGAGCCCGTGCCCCCCGCCGCGGTCGTCTCCGAACTCAACCGCCGCTTTCCGATGGACGATTCGACCCTGCAGTACTTCACGCTCTTTTACGGCGTTCTCAATGTCACCGACGGCTCGCTCCGCTTCGTCTGCGCCGGCCACCCCCCCCCGATCCTGATCCCCCGAGACGGACCCGGCCGAACCATCGACGGCTCCGACCACGCCGTCGGCTGGTTCCCCGACACCGTCTTCCAGGAGCGATCCGTCCGCCTCGCGCCGGGCGACCGATTGATCCTTTATTCCGATGGCATCTCCGAGGCGGCCAACCTCGCTGGTCGGGCTTTCGGCACGCCCGGCGTCCTCAGCACCCTTGATGCCTCCCGCAACTCCCCCCTCAAGCATGCCCTTGACGACATGGTCCGCGCCGCCTCCGGCGCCTCCGATCGGCCGTTTCGGGACGATGTCTCGGCCCTCGGGGTCGCCTTCACCGGCTCCGCCTGATCGCCCATGCCCATGACGGCCATCGAATAGACTCCGCATCGTGGAGCCACCGCGCCCGCGGCCGCCCAGGAGCCGTCACCCGTGCCCAGACTCCTGATCGTCGAGGACAACGAAGCCAACCGCGACATGCTCTCGCGCCGGCTGACCCGCCGCGGCTACGAGGTCATCATGGCCGCCGATGGCCAGCAGGGTGTCGACACCGCCTCCTCCGCCCGCCCCGATCTGATTCTCATGGACCTCAGCCTCCCCGTCCTCGACGGCTGGGAGGCCACGCGGCGACTCAAGGCCAACCCCGCCACCGCGGCCATCCCGGTCATCGCACTCACCGCCCACGCCCTCGAGACCGACCGCACCCGGGCCATGGAAGCGGGATGCAACGACTACGACACCAAGCCCGTCGACCTCGAACGCCTCGTCGCCAAGATCGAGGCCCTCCTTGGCCGCCCGTCCCAACCCTCGTCCTGATCCTGTCCCGCACCGAAGAACACGAGGCCCTCCATGCCGATCCGAGCCCTCATGCTCCTGCTTCTCCTCGTCGCGTTTGTCGCCGGCGGCGTCGTCGGCTGGAACCGGATCTCGGAGGCGATGCAGGCCAACGCCCAGCGCCAGGTCGTCTCCAAGGCCGAGATCCTCCTCCAGACCATGATCGGCGTCCGCGACTACACCACCAACAACGTCAACCTCCACCTCAAGCCCCTCCTCGCAGCAGAGCCCGAGTTCATCAAGGAGACGGTCCCGGGCTACTCCGCGCGAGAGGTTTTCGAGAACTTCCGCAACGGTAAGCCCGAGTACAGCGCCTTCCTCTTCAAGGAAGCGACGATCAACGCCACCAACGAGCGCAACGAGGCCAACCCCTTCGAGCGAGAGATCGTCCAGGAGTTCCGGAAGCAGGTCGCCGAGCACGAGGCCGACCCCGCCGTCCCCCTCGCGCCCACCAGCGGAT comes from the Phycisphaeraceae bacterium genome and includes:
- a CDS encoding response regulator, which encodes MPRLLIVEDNEANRDMLSRRLTRRGYEVIMAADGQQGVDTASSARPDLILMDLSLPVLDGWEATRRLKANPATAAIPVIALTAHALETDRTRAMEAGCNDYDTKPVDLERLVAKIEALLGRPSQPSS
- a CDS encoding SpoIIE family protein phosphatase, which produces MTQAPAQTPGSARILVVDDNEMNRDMLSRRLIKAGYSVETAPDGQSALALLLPSSPPPGLDGQPDPIQGFDLVLLDVMMAGIDGFEVLRRLREHHPATALPVIMATAKDQRDDIVRAFDLGASDYVTKPIDFAVAHARVRTQLDLKRSVDRILALERSLQARNADLDRANQRMRGELQMAARVQQALLPASLPVLPTASFAWTYRPCEELGGDILGVLDLDDSHVGLYLLDVSGHGVPAALLSVTLSRILATVPGVESLTIRRRHDGGFEPVPPAAVVSELNRRFPMDDSTLQYFTLFYGVLNVTDGSLRFVCAGHPPPILIPRDGPGRTIDGSDHAVGWFPDTVFQERSVRLAPGDRLILYSDGISEAANLAGRAFGTPGVLSTLDASRNSPLKHALDDMVRAASGASDRPFRDDVSALGVAFTGSA
- a CDS encoding S9 family peptidase, whose product is MMTISRMFGVCAAGAVSMVALGAPPETAKKPVTNEYHGVKVVDEYQWLENWEDPAVRAWSDAQNEYARSVLDHLPNIEAIRARITDLSSSDTVRHTELHAAGGKLFVLKHQPPKQQPFIVVMESADRPETERVVVDPNVIDTKGLTAIDWYRPSADGKLLAVSMSQGGSEAGDVHVFDVATGKPVGSVVPRVNGGTAGGDLAWAADGSGFWYTRYPRGNERAAEDMDFYTQVYFHPLGGKTEEDRYEIGKDFPRIAEINLETSKDGKNVLATVQDGDGGEFSHFVRFPDGSWKQLTGFKDKVVHGSLGGNGDVYFVSRNGAPKGKIITMPLTGSLKDAVEIVPEAPDANIETLFSDKIGIVVTKNRLYLIDQVGGPNRVRVFNRLGMPELSPTVLPVSSVDHVVATDGDEVLIHNESMLEPAAWYRFNPKNGDLRKTALASTSPVSFADCEVVRETAVSKDGTKVPMTILMRKGTKLDGNNPTILWGYGGYGVSISPNFRAVRKVWLEQGGVFAVAHLRGGGEYGDQWHREGNLTKKQNVFDDFAACCRRLEEAGYTSPKKLAIMGGSNGGLLMGALMTQHPELFGVCVSHVGIYDMLRVELSPNGAFNVTEFGTVKDPEQFRALAAYSPYQHVTAGKDLPPILMLTGANDPRVDPMHSRKFTAALQAASSNPVLLRTSATSGHGIGSSLSERIEQDVDVYGFLFDQLGVNYTVPGGATPGAKPGR
- a CDS encoding right-handed parallel beta-helix repeat-containing protein, translated to MIRSRVSLIGVVVLALAAQAAQATTYFVRVTGNDASAGTAPATAFRTITKAMAVAGAGDTVYIGAGTYAAALSASKSGTAVAPIIFAADLDGSRTGDAGAVIATAAGKSVLTIKNQDYLTYLDIEFRSGTEGVSIQNSDGTTLLRCTVRNCTGDAVSVTNSGSIIGTITVDGCTITNCSGSGLVVNQNATVVVRDTSFSSLSGGMSLLWPNSSLNVNRCILSSISGRAVNIDRGVARLSNILAVSCAAMGVRVGSHSSVDVKMVNTTIAAVSGPAVKQEGGVFVMHNVVVAGSTTGFQRTGGTTTHSHNLYYNCPTTYSGVSAGSSDLIADPKFAGLGDYRPLTDSPAVDSGFDASSLTATDLDRKPRPLGGGWDRGCYEFGTVPSLRILQWNEIEPN
- a CDS encoding right-handed parallel beta-helix repeat-containing protein, whose amino-acid sequence is MTSVRASLPWILAAAAMLAAASAADATTYFVRKTGSDSNSGTSKNAAWRTVDKAATVASAGDIVYVGAGTYSEQVSPDKDGTVGSRIRYIADVNGTYTGDSGAVIVQAPNGKNALSLDNADYTEFTGFQFVGSTGKDAVIWKKAVGGLLDSCIIRDSPKDGIDIDDATLTITNCTIYNTKNHGVIASGSTSVITITDSVIRDCGNNAIDLNTSCTVSVAGCSLYNNKDAINISGAVSATVRSTQIFTSINGIWLAGNCTFSAANCLIHTMSGDAVRLENKSGINASFWHLTAYGISGNAFYMRNGAATIKNCIVSTCSGRGLYVTGGSLIHSHNILHNIAAGAYSGTSSAVGETTADPKFVWTGIDFHLSASSPAINTGTSASPVTTADLGGSVRPQGGGWDIGCYEFGAGGTPTPKLVSWTEIEP